A single genomic interval of Tenuifilum sp. 4138str harbors:
- a CDS encoding SPOR domain-containing protein — MPSIVTVLYNLVGITLLSFLIGNDVALNVNVPKAVNAGSEFDVEVILKKGNLSGFARLQQDLPMGLTAQLVESSLGDFSFDEQKLRFVWLRLPEGKEMRLVYRVKVDERLKGSFTLKGTFAYVDNNERKTAEFQTSTISINPSTRIDPNLIVDINEFQTIIPPQAPVGFVASNVRCIRQTPIPSGAENDYLVKLLVNKGNAQKFAKIEEDVPEGFTAEAIETKDAVFTFKDQKVKFLWMNLPAEPRFVVSYKLIAPDGKGNITVSLKGTFSYLVGEATRVIDIIQKDIDLTNIDPAALDGLISSTFSTEGANIISGFTPYSEGGIDIPIEYKKIEDKPKRKAKPEFDMEPFMLMPEKGVYYRVQIAAGHKPIDIKRYFTRYNIKYDVRTEKHEGWYKYSIGSFKEYKEARDFRILIWNSTRINDAFVTAYNNGTRITVQEALMITSQKWYR, encoded by the coding sequence ATGCCTAGTATCGTTACAGTGTTATATAACCTGGTTGGCATTACCCTACTGAGTTTCCTGATTGGAAACGATGTTGCATTAAATGTAAATGTTCCGAAGGCAGTAAATGCCGGTAGCGAGTTTGACGTTGAAGTTATCTTGAAAAAGGGAAACCTTAGCGGTTTTGCTCGCCTACAACAGGATTTACCCATGGGTTTAACTGCCCAGCTAGTGGAATCGTCGCTTGGCGACTTTTCATTTGACGAACAAAAACTCCGATTCGTATGGCTTCGTCTTCCTGAGGGTAAGGAGATGCGTTTGGTTTACCGGGTAAAGGTTGACGAGAGGCTTAAAGGGTCGTTCACGCTAAAAGGGACCTTTGCCTACGTTGACAATAATGAACGAAAAACAGCCGAATTCCAAACCTCCACCATTAGTATTAACCCATCGACCAGGATTGACCCCAATTTAATTGTTGACATTAACGAGTTTCAGACCATTATTCCACCACAAGCACCAGTTGGATTTGTGGCTAGCAATGTTAGATGCATAAGGCAAACCCCTATCCCTTCAGGTGCTGAGAATGACTATCTGGTAAAACTACTAGTAAACAAGGGTAATGCCCAGAAGTTTGCCAAAATTGAAGAAGACGTTCCTGAAGGATTTACAGCCGAAGCCATTGAAACCAAGGATGCTGTTTTCACCTTTAAGGACCAAAAGGTTAAATTCCTTTGGATGAACCTCCCGGCCGAACCCCGATTTGTTGTATCGTACAAACTCATTGCCCCCGATGGGAAAGGAAATATTACCGTAAGCTTAAAGGGAACCTTCTCATACCTTGTGGGTGAGGCTACTAGGGTAATAGATATCATTCAAAAGGATATCGACCTAACGAACATCGACCCTGCTGCACTTGACGGACTTATTTCTTCAACTTTCTCAACCGAAGGAGCAAATATCATCTCAGGATTTACCCCTTACTCCGAAGGTGGGATTGATATTCCAATTGAGTATAAAAAAATTGAAGACAAGCCAAAACGTAAAGCCAAGCCGGAATTTGATATGGAACCCTTTATGCTTATGCCCGAAAAAGGGGTTTACTATAGGGTTCAAATTGCAGCCGGACATAAACCCATTGATATTAAACGATACTTTACCCGCTATAACATCAAATATGATGTTAGAACCGAAAAACATGAGGGATGGTATAAGTATTCCATAGGTTCGTTCAAGGAGTACAAGGAAGCTCGCGATTTTAGAATTCTTATCTGGAACTCCACAAGAATTAACGATGCCTTTGTTACTGCTTACAACAACGGGACTCGAATTACTGTGCAGGAAGCGTTAATGATTACTAGTCAAAAGTGGTACAGGTAG
- a CDS encoding DUF4412 domain-containing protein → MVRKTFVFTLIIALMSVTMVTEAQVGGFLKDKAQKAVAKSLKRGEDEKKVEEQQQEEQPEKQEKKQPSAADRYMQQKMMGLMGFKNVKFDPAYNFTSSMKMDIESVDSASTEVNKGTYAFYFDKNSQNFAMEFEALNRETGKKEKSLMIFDYKNKAMLILSDKDGEKSGIAMNFEPDSVQKEKGKDELAEPVPQEDLSAYNMYYKATGRTKNVLGYKCKEYVYENPEGKVELWATNDIKYNYSEAFGHMNGFQYLATGGTAYLLGTVLEMHFKDANSNARADFWIKEFNPNISRTLSVADYQVVGLGGDKK, encoded by the coding sequence ATGGTACGTAAAACATTTGTATTTACCCTGATTATTGCCCTAATGAGCGTAACCATGGTAACCGAGGCTCAAGTAGGTGGTTTCCTAAAGGATAAAGCCCAAAAAGCCGTAGCTAAAAGTTTGAAACGTGGCGAGGATGAAAAAAAGGTTGAAGAACAACAGCAGGAGGAGCAGCCTGAAAAACAGGAAAAGAAGCAGCCAAGCGCTGCCGATAGGTATATGCAGCAAAAGATGATGGGGCTAATGGGTTTCAAAAATGTGAAGTTTGATCCGGCCTACAATTTTACTTCAAGCATGAAGATGGATATTGAATCGGTCGATTCCGCATCAACAGAGGTTAACAAGGGTACATACGCCTTTTATTTCGATAAGAACTCGCAAAACTTTGCCATGGAGTTTGAGGCATTGAATCGCGAAACGGGGAAGAAGGAAAAATCATTGATGATTTTTGACTACAAGAACAAGGCAATGCTCATTCTAAGCGATAAGGATGGAGAGAAAAGCGGTATAGCCATGAACTTTGAACCCGACTCAGTCCAAAAGGAAAAGGGGAAGGATGAGCTCGCCGAGCCAGTTCCTCAAGAAGATTTATCGGCCTATAATATGTACTATAAGGCCACAGGACGCACCAAAAATGTTCTGGGCTATAAATGTAAGGAATATGTATATGAAAACCCCGAAGGCAAGGTAGAGCTTTGGGCTACGAACGATATAAAGTATAACTACTCCGAGGCTTTTGGACACATGAATGGTTTCCAGTACCTGGCTACTGGAGGGACAGCTTACCTATTGGGCACAGTGCTTGAAATGCATTTCAAGGATGCAAACTCTAATGCCCGTGCCGATTTCTGGATAAAGGAGTTTAATCCAAATATATCTAGAACGCTAAGTGTTGCCGATTACCAGGTTGTTGGCTTAGGGGGCGATAAGAAGTAG
- the hydF gene encoding [FeFe] hydrogenase H-cluster maturation GTPase HydF, with product MQKGKETKPHIGIYGRRNNGKSSLINLLAGQNVAIVSDFAGTTTDPVKKSFEITGFGPVILVDTAGIDDVGELGQKRVEKTLQSINHIDLALLVVTSNTWGDYEEMLVNEFIKTDTPYLVVHNKSDIEPASSIFKEKLSGKRHSGFIDISCKSQTQPNELISLIKKAIPESSYRTPTLLGDLISYGDIVLLITPIDVEAPAGRLILPQVQAIRDVLDNDAVAVVLKEREVDAFLRKTQVKPALAITDSQIFVKADASIPRDIPLTSFSILLARLKGDFENYLKGTPKISELKDGDRVLLLESCNHHVSCDDIGRVKIPRWISNFTGKQLEYDVVAGLDALPRDIKEYSLVIQCGGCMITRKQLINRLRPAVEAGIPVTNYGMAIAYVQGIYQRAIAPFTANKESKADYL from the coding sequence ATGCAGAAAGGGAAAGAAACAAAGCCTCATATTGGTATTTATGGCCGCAGAAACAATGGCAAGAGCTCGTTAATTAACCTGCTTGCCGGGCAAAATGTTGCCATAGTATCGGACTTTGCAGGTACAACCACCGACCCGGTAAAAAAGTCGTTTGAGATTACCGGATTTGGACCTGTAATACTGGTTGATACTGCCGGAATTGACGATGTGGGTGAGCTTGGACAGAAAAGGGTTGAAAAAACCCTACAATCCATTAACCATATTGACCTTGCCCTATTGGTTGTTACCTCAAATACTTGGGGCGACTACGAGGAGATGCTGGTAAACGAGTTTATCAAAACCGATACACCGTACCTAGTGGTTCATAACAAGAGCGATATTGAGCCTGCTTCCAGTATTTTTAAGGAAAAGCTGAGTGGCAAAAGGCATTCGGGATTTATTGATATCAGCTGCAAATCCCAAACCCAACCCAACGAGCTTATTAGTCTAATCAAGAAAGCCATTCCCGAATCGTCGTATAGGACACCTACGCTGCTTGGCGACCTTATATCGTACGGTGATATTGTTTTACTTATCACCCCTATTGATGTTGAAGCTCCTGCAGGCAGGTTAATACTCCCACAGGTTCAGGCCATACGCGATGTTCTGGACAACGATGCCGTGGCAGTTGTTCTTAAGGAACGTGAGGTAGATGCCTTCCTACGTAAAACCCAGGTTAAACCTGCATTAGCCATTACCGACAGCCAAATTTTTGTTAAAGCCGATGCATCAATCCCCCGCGACATTCCGCTAACCAGCTTTAGCATACTCTTAGCCCGCCTGAAGGGCGATTTTGAAAACTACCTTAAGGGTACTCCAAAAATATCGGAACTAAAAGATGGCGATAGGGTGCTTCTGCTTGAAAGCTGCAATCACCATGTTTCATGCGACGATATTGGTAGAGTTAAGATTCCAAGGTGGATATCGAACTTTACCGGGAAGCAGCTCGAGTACGATGTGGTTGCAGGCCTCGATGCCCTACCCCGCGATATTAAGGAGTACTCACTTGTTATTCAGTGTGGTGGCTGTATGATTACCCGCAAGCAACTTATTAACCGCTTGCGTCCGGCCGTAGAGGCAGGCATACCTGTTACCAACTACGGAATGGCTATTGCCTATGTTCAGGGGATTTACCAACGTGCCATTGCACCTTTTACAGCAAACAAGGAATCAAAAGCCGATTACCTCTAG
- the priA gene encoding replication restart helicase PriA, with protein MTSQLYADVILPLALQATYTYSVPFEMEKMIQPGVRVVVSFGQRRLYSALVYRVHTEKPQVQQVKDILQVIDTTPIVLPSQYKLWEWLAEYYMCSLGEVMKAALPSGLKMESDTYISSGEFDEIDLSDEEMTLIHLLGQKRKLTIQQLTQKSGLKHPMSVIKSMLERKLLFITEDIESDYRAKTENYIALAPEYSDEKKLCELIDSLKRAPAQQRLILAIASQATTPNDLSTARVLRKTLLEKVDVSASVLKSLIDKGYIVQDEVETSRIDNANSDPATCNPLALEDFQINALNEIQNQFSSHDVVLLHGVTSSGKTELYIHLINQALQNGKQVLYLLPEIALTTQIINRLHKVFGNRVGVYHSKFSDSQRVEVYLKMLSEEPFDVILGVRSSIFLPFSNLGLVIVDEEHENTFKQYNPAPRYHARDTAIVLAKQVGAKVLLGTATPAVETYFNAKSGKFGLVKMLERFSGLELPRTIVVDTRDARKRKRMKSHFSDTLLSAIENALSQKEQVILFQNRRGYAPFIECADCGWVPHCEHCDVTLTYHKYTNQLTCHYCGFGMEQMGSCLACGSTNLQPKGFGTEKVEDELSVFFPDAVIERIDLDSTRSRSSYERIISGFEQGKIDILVGTQMVSKGLDFDRVSLVGILNADNMLNFPDFRAFERSFQLITQVSGRAGRKGKQGLVIIQTAQPDHPVIKSVTGNNFFTFWEWQLAERNRFHYPPFYRLVRITLKHKDKHHLEDTAENLAKTLRHSLGENVLGPEPPIISRVQGLYILEILVKIKREQPLQRIKEFIRYSITMLKQKRETSTVVIAIDVDPY; from the coding sequence ATGACAAGCCAACTTTATGCTGATGTTATTTTGCCTTTAGCTCTTCAGGCAACATACACCTACTCCGTACCCTTTGAGATGGAAAAAATGATTCAACCCGGGGTCCGGGTTGTTGTATCGTTTGGCCAACGCAGGCTTTACTCAGCTCTGGTTTACAGGGTGCACACCGAAAAACCCCAGGTACAACAGGTAAAGGATATTTTACAGGTTATTGATACTACGCCTATTGTGCTTCCCAGCCAGTATAAGCTATGGGAATGGCTTGCTGAATACTACATGTGTTCCCTTGGCGAGGTAATGAAAGCTGCGCTACCATCGGGATTAAAAATGGAGAGTGATACTTACATTTCTTCTGGCGAATTTGATGAAATTGACCTCTCCGATGAGGAGATGACCCTTATCCATCTGCTAGGGCAAAAGCGTAAGCTTACCATCCAGCAACTTACCCAAAAATCGGGTCTCAAACATCCTATGAGCGTTATAAAATCGATGTTGGAGCGCAAATTGCTTTTCATAACTGAGGATATTGAGTCCGATTATCGCGCTAAAACCGAAAATTATATTGCTTTGGCACCGGAATACTCCGATGAGAAAAAACTCTGTGAGCTTATTGATTCACTTAAACGTGCACCAGCACAGCAAAGGCTAATACTTGCTATTGCCTCGCAGGCAACTACTCCAAACGATTTATCTACTGCAAGGGTTCTCAGGAAGACCCTGCTGGAAAAGGTTGATGTATCGGCATCCGTTTTAAAGTCGTTAATTGACAAAGGATATATAGTCCAGGATGAGGTTGAAACCTCAAGGATTGATAATGCTAATAGCGATCCTGCTACTTGTAACCCCCTTGCCCTGGAAGATTTTCAGATTAACGCCCTCAATGAAATACAAAACCAATTTAGCTCACACGATGTTGTGCTGCTGCACGGAGTTACCTCAAGCGGTAAAACTGAGCTCTACATTCACCTTATTAACCAAGCACTACAAAATGGGAAACAGGTGCTCTACCTGTTACCCGAAATCGCATTGACCACACAAATAATTAATCGCCTGCACAAAGTTTTTGGGAATAGGGTTGGTGTTTACCATTCCAAGTTCTCAGACTCTCAGCGCGTTGAGGTTTACCTGAAAATGCTAAGCGAGGAGCCTTTCGATGTAATTCTCGGGGTTCGATCTTCAATTTTTTTGCCTTTTTCAAATTTAGGGTTAGTAATTGTTGATGAGGAGCATGAAAATACATTCAAGCAGTACAACCCTGCACCCCGATACCACGCTCGTGATACTGCTATTGTCCTAGCCAAACAGGTTGGGGCAAAGGTTTTGCTTGGTACCGCAACACCGGCAGTTGAGACTTACTTTAACGCTAAATCCGGTAAGTTTGGATTAGTAAAGATGCTGGAGCGCTTTAGTGGTTTGGAATTGCCACGTACTATTGTGGTTGATACCCGCGATGCTCGTAAGCGAAAGCGAATGAAGTCGCACTTTTCCGATACTCTCCTGAGTGCCATTGAGAACGCTCTTTCCCAGAAGGAGCAGGTAATACTTTTCCAGAACAGGCGCGGGTATGCTCCATTTATTGAGTGTGCCGATTGCGGTTGGGTGCCCCACTGTGAGCATTGCGATGTTACGCTTACCTACCACAAGTATACCAATCAGCTAACATGTCATTACTGCGGCTTTGGCATGGAGCAGATGGGTTCATGCCTTGCATGCGGGAGTACAAACCTGCAGCCCAAGGGTTTTGGAACCGAAAAGGTTGAGGACGAACTTTCGGTTTTCTTCCCCGATGCCGTTATTGAGCGTATCGATTTGGATTCTACCCGTTCACGCTCATCGTATGAGCGAATTATTTCGGGCTTTGAGCAAGGTAAAATTGATATTCTGGTTGGCACCCAAATGGTTTCCAAGGGGCTCGATTTTGACCGGGTTAGTCTTGTAGGCATTCTAAATGCCGATAATATGCTTAATTTCCCCGATTTCAGAGCATTTGAGCGGAGTTTTCAGCTGATTACTCAGGTTAGCGGTAGGGCTGGGCGAAAGGGGAAGCAGGGTTTAGTTATTATTCAAACAGCGCAGCCCGATCATCCCGTTATTAAAAGCGTTACAGGTAACAACTTTTTTACTTTCTGGGAATGGCAGCTAGCAGAGCGTAACCGATTCCACTATCCGCCTTTTTACCGCCTTGTTCGGATTACCCTCAAACATAAGGATAAGCACCACTTGGAAGATACCGCTGAGAATCTGGCAAAAACCCTAAGGCATTCGCTGGGTGAGAATGTACTGGGGCCTGAGCCTCCAATAATTTCGAGAGTACAAGGGCTATATATACTCGAGATTCTTGTAAAGATTAAGCGTGAACAGCCCTTGCAGCGAATCAAGGAATTTATTAGGTATAGTATTACGATGTTAAAGCAAAAAAGGGAAACCAGCACGGTGGTTATCGCCATTGATGTTGACCCATACTAA
- a CDS encoding succinate dehydrogenase cytochrome b subunit, giving the protein MIEMFNSSIGKKLVMSITGLFLMVFLLVHLTVNMLLLVGDGEVFNRAAHFMASNPAIKVIEPLLAIGFVFHIIYATFLTIKNQRTRPIGYSKTTSNGLSTWSSKNMFILGTTIFIFLIIHLANFFWKLKFGTVETITYGSDTMPNAYALVSGLFISYWWYDLLYVIGAIFLGLHLSHGFWAAFQTLGWNGTKWLKRLEVVAYVYAIIIGTGFSIIPIYFLLFK; this is encoded by the coding sequence ATGATTGAAATGTTTAACTCATCGATTGGGAAAAAGCTGGTAATGAGCATAACCGGATTGTTTCTAATGGTATTCCTGCTAGTTCATTTAACTGTAAACATGCTGCTACTGGTGGGCGATGGTGAGGTTTTTAACCGAGCAGCTCATTTCATGGCCAGCAACCCTGCCATTAAGGTAATTGAGCCCTTGCTGGCAATCGGCTTTGTGTTTCACATTATCTATGCAACCTTCCTGACCATTAAAAATCAAAGAACAAGGCCAATAGGTTACTCAAAAACTACATCTAATGGTCTTTCAACCTGGTCGTCGAAAAATATGTTCATTCTGGGTACTACCATTTTCATTTTCTTAATCATACACCTAGCAAATTTCTTTTGGAAACTAAAGTTTGGAACCGTTGAAACCATTACTTACGGGAGCGACACTATGCCCAACGCATACGCATTGGTTTCGGGTCTTTTCATAAGCTACTGGTGGTACGATTTGCTTTACGTGATTGGTGCAATTTTTCTTGGATTACACCTGAGCCATGGTTTTTGGGCTGCTTTCCAAACCCTTGGATGGAATGGTACAAAATGGCTAAAACGCCTTGAGGTGGTAGCCTATGTTTACGCCATTATTATTGGAACGGGATTTAGCATTATCCCAATCTATTTTTTACTGTTTAAGTAG
- a CDS encoding fumarate reductase/succinate dehydrogenase flavoprotein subunit translates to MSKLNAKIPEGPLAEKWTNHKAKLRLVNPANRRKLDIIVVGTGLAGSSAASTLGELGYNVKVFCYQDSPRRAHSVAAQGGINAAKNYKNDNDSVYRLFYDMIKGGDFRAREANVYRAAEVSNLVIDHYTALGVPFARDYGGLIENRSFGGVQVSRTFYAKGQTGQQCLIGAYSALSRQIDKGTVTMYPRREMMDLVVIDGKARGIIVRNLVTGEIERHSAHAVVLATGGYGTIYYLSTLALNSNGSAAWRAHKRGALFANPSFVQIHPTSIPVLNDHQCKLTLMSESLRNDGRVWVPKTKGDPRKPNEIPEDERDYYLERRYPAFGNLVPRDVASRAAKERCDAGYGVGPTGLSVYLDFRDAIQKKGRKYIEENYGNLFEMYEKITGESPYEVPMRIYPAGHYTMGGLWVDYNLMTTIPGLYAIGEANFSDHGANRLGASSLMQTSGDGYFILPYTIADYLADEIKTPKIPTNTPEFDAAEKEVKERIERLMAINGTETATSFHKRLGKIMWDYCGMVRNEEGLKKALTLLDELKDEFWKNLKVPDTASELNQELEKANRVADFLELGKLMVYDALNRRESCGAHFREESQTETGEAKRDDENYSYVAAWEFTGDGKEPILHKEELKFEYVKLQERSYK, encoded by the coding sequence ATGAGTAAGCTAAACGCCAAAATACCTGAAGGCCCATTGGCCGAAAAATGGACTAATCATAAAGCGAAACTCCGACTGGTAAACCCAGCCAACCGACGAAAACTCGATATTATTGTGGTAGGAACAGGCCTTGCAGGTTCATCGGCAGCATCAACACTTGGCGAACTGGGGTACAACGTAAAAGTGTTTTGCTACCAGGATAGCCCCCGAAGGGCTCACTCCGTTGCAGCACAAGGCGGAATAAACGCTGCTAAAAACTATAAGAACGACAACGATAGCGTTTACAGGCTATTCTACGATATGATTAAGGGTGGCGATTTCAGGGCCCGTGAAGCAAATGTTTACCGTGCTGCTGAGGTAAGTAACCTTGTAATTGACCACTACACCGCACTGGGAGTACCTTTTGCCCGTGACTATGGTGGATTAATTGAAAACCGTTCGTTTGGGGGCGTTCAGGTTTCAAGAACCTTTTACGCTAAGGGACAAACCGGCCAACAGTGCCTTATTGGCGCCTACTCCGCCCTCTCGCGCCAAATTGATAAAGGAACTGTCACCATGTACCCCCGCAGGGAGATGATGGATCTTGTTGTAATTGACGGAAAAGCACGAGGGATTATAGTTCGCAACTTAGTAACCGGTGAGATTGAGCGCCACTCGGCTCATGCAGTAGTTTTAGCCACTGGAGGTTACGGCACAATCTATTACCTCTCAACACTTGCATTAAACTCAAATGGCTCAGCCGCATGGCGTGCCCATAAACGTGGCGCACTGTTTGCCAATCCAAGTTTTGTGCAAATTCACCCAACCAGCATTCCGGTGCTAAACGACCACCAATGCAAGCTTACCCTTATGTCGGAATCGTTAAGAAACGACGGCCGGGTGTGGGTGCCAAAAACAAAGGGTGACCCCCGCAAACCCAACGAGATACCAGAGGACGAACGGGACTACTACCTGGAGCGTCGTTACCCTGCTTTTGGGAACCTTGTTCCGCGCGATGTGGCCTCGCGTGCCGCTAAGGAACGCTGCGATGCCGGTTACGGGGTTGGCCCAACAGGCCTATCGGTTTACCTCGACTTCCGCGATGCCATTCAGAAAAAGGGCCGTAAGTACATTGAGGAAAACTATGGCAACCTATTTGAAATGTACGAGAAAATTACAGGAGAATCGCCTTACGAGGTACCCATGCGCATTTACCCTGCTGGCCACTACACCATGGGAGGGCTATGGGTTGACTATAACCTGATGACTACCATCCCTGGCCTATACGCCATTGGCGAAGCCAACTTTAGCGATCATGGGGCAAACCGCTTAGGCGCCAGCTCACTCATGCAAACCTCGGGCGATGGTTACTTTATACTACCCTACACCATTGCCGATTACTTAGCTGACGAGATAAAAACACCAAAAATACCCACCAATACCCCTGAGTTCGATGCAGCCGAGAAAGAGGTTAAGGAACGGATTGAAAGGTTAATGGCAATTAACGGAACCGAAACGGCTACCAGCTTCCACAAGCGGCTTGGAAAGATCATGTGGGATTACTGCGGGATGGTTCGCAACGAGGAAGGGCTTAAAAAGGCACTTACATTGCTCGATGAGCTAAAGGATGAGTTTTGGAAAAACCTTAAGGTTCCCGATACGGCCAGCGAACTGAACCAGGAACTGGAAAAGGCAAATCGCGTAGCCGACTTTCTTGAACTCGGTAAACTTATGGTTTACGATGCACTTAACCGTAGGGAAAGTTGCGGGGCACATTTCCGGGAGGAAAGCCAAACTGAAACAGGAGAGGCCAAACGCGACGACGAGAACTACTCATACGTTGCAGCCTGGGAGTTTACCGGCGATGGCAAGGAGCCAATACTCCATAAGGAAGAGCTGAAATTTGAATACGTAAAGCTTCAAGAGCGCAGCTATAAATAG
- a CDS encoding succinate dehydrogenase/fumarate reductase iron-sulfur subunit codes for MKVKLKIWRQKDSRSKGKFEVYELDNVAPDMSFLEMLDSLNQRLVREGKSPVAFDHDCREGICGSCGIYINGRPHGNDHRTTTCELRMRRFKDGDSITIEPWRAAAFPVVKDLVVDRSAFDKIIQAGGYISVNAGAAQDANAIPVPKHNADVAFDTASCIGCGACVAACKNASAMLFVAAKITHLAQFPQGRVEAPERVKRMVAKMDELGFGSCTNTRACEAECPKGISISTIAKLNREYITAKLKD; via the coding sequence ATGAAGGTAAAACTCAAGATATGGCGACAGAAAGATTCCCGTAGTAAAGGAAAATTCGAGGTTTATGAGCTCGATAATGTTGCCCCCGATATGTCGTTCCTTGAAATGCTCGACTCGCTGAACCAGCGACTGGTTAGGGAGGGAAAAAGCCCGGTGGCGTTCGACCACGACTGCCGCGAGGGGATTTGCGGTTCCTGCGGCATCTACATAAATGGTCGACCCCATGGAAACGACCACCGAACCACCACCTGTGAACTGCGTATGCGCCGCTTTAAGGATGGCGATTCCATTACCATTGAGCCCTGGCGCGCAGCAGCTTTCCCTGTTGTGAAAGACCTAGTGGTTGACCGCTCAGCCTTTGATAAGATTATACAAGCCGGAGGCTACATTAGCGTGAACGCAGGTGCCGCACAGGATGCCAATGCTATTCCTGTACCCAAACACAATGCCGATGTTGCCTTCGACACGGCATCGTGCATAGGTTGTGGGGCATGCGTGGCTGCTTGTAAAAATGCATCCGCTATGCTCTTTGTGGCTGCCAAAATCACCCACCTGGCACAATTCCCACAAGGGCGGGTCGAAGCACCCGAGCGGGTTAAGCGTATGGTAGCCAAAATGGATGAACTAGGTTTTGGCAGTTGCACTAATACACGTGCTTGCGAGGCTGAATGCCCAAAGGGTATTTCCATTAGCACAATTGCAAAGCTAAATCGCGAATATATCACCGCTAAACTTAAGGACTAA
- a CDS encoding universal stress protein, whose protein sequence is MPAKKDKSPDILLVPVDFGDYYEKAIEFAQKLAPITKSQIHLLHVLDLKDWWLDEVKEERLINEAFNKLLNISRQFGLPEDSKLMVLTGKRHHKIVEYAEQENVRFILMVDNYPFAQEGKRIGSTLENVIMKATKPVITVKTVPETIFKNMLVPLDLTKNCRIKLFNSVALALKFDSKLNIVSVIFGDIDPEKSRINEKIEKYAAVYAENHIPHTKKLIRKDEDFAYQEILDYADEIKCDSIIIMTHKENVGFDNYVGAFAHHIINEAKVPVISLNNASSTQTTRDLLSSIIDPLNIF, encoded by the coding sequence ATGCCAGCTAAAAAAGATAAATCGCCCGACATACTGCTTGTTCCGGTTGATTTTGGGGACTACTACGAAAAGGCCATTGAATTCGCTCAGAAATTAGCCCCAATTACAAAATCACAAATCCATTTACTTCATGTTCTTGATTTAAAGGATTGGTGGCTCGATGAGGTTAAAGAGGAACGGCTTATCAATGAGGCCTTTAATAAACTGCTTAACATATCGCGCCAGTTTGGATTACCTGAGGACTCAAAGCTGATGGTGCTAACCGGAAAGCGGCACCATAAAATTGTGGAATACGCTGAGCAGGAAAACGTCCGCTTTATCCTTATGGTCGATAATTACCCCTTTGCCCAGGAAGGAAAAAGAATTGGATCAACCCTGGAGAACGTGATTATGAAGGCTACCAAGCCTGTAATAACCGTAAAAACCGTTCCTGAAACAATCTTTAAAAATATGCTTGTTCCCCTGGATCTAACTAAAAATTGCCGTATAAAACTATTTAACTCTGTTGCCCTTGCTCTAAAATTCGACTCTAAACTAAATATCGTATCGGTAATTTTTGGGGATATCGACCCTGAAAAAAGCCGAATAAATGAAAAGATTGAAAAGTATGCGGCTGTTTATGCTGAAAATCACATACCCCATACTAAAAAATTGATTCGCAAGGATGAAGATTTTGCATATCAGGAAATACTTGATTACGCCGATGAAATTAAGTGCGACTCCATTATAATTATGACGCACAAGGAAAACGTGGGCTTTGATAACTACGTGGGCGCATTTGCTCACCACATTATCAATGAGGCCAAGGTCCCGGTTATCAGCCTTAACAATGCATCATCAACACAAACAACAAGGGATTTACTATCGTCAATTATTGATCCCTTAAATATTTTTTAG
- the rsfS gene encoding ribosome silencing factor, with product MAVKRVKKTSNTEDLLTCIVDAIQEKKGKNVVSLEIGALPNAVCKYFVFCNADSTTQVDAIANNIEDKVLEKLGEKVYRSDGYQNAIWIVLDYIDIVVHVFQTEWRNYYRVEALWADAKAIQYEEV from the coding sequence ATGGCAGTAAAAAGAGTAAAGAAAACATCGAACACCGAGGATTTACTTACGTGTATAGTTGATGCTATTCAAGAAAAAAAGGGGAAAAACGTTGTATCGCTTGAGATTGGCGCTTTGCCGAATGCTGTATGCAAGTACTTTGTTTTCTGTAATGCCGACTCCACCACACAGGTAGATGCCATTGCAAACAATATTGAAGATAAAGTGTTAGAGAAGCTGGGCGAAAAGGTTTACCGCTCCGATGGTTACCAAAATGCAATTTGGATTGTACTAGACTACATCGATATAGTAGTGCATGTATTCCAAACTGAATGGCGCAACTACTACCGTGTTGAAGCACTTTGGGCCGATGCTAAAGCTATACAGTACGAAGAAGTTTAA